In Aestuariibaculum lutulentum, one DNA window encodes the following:
- the dut gene encoding dUTP diphosphatase has product MQIKIINKSSHDLPNYETIASAGMDLRANLSEPRILKPLERSIVGTGLFIELPIGYEAQVRPRSGLAAKKGITVLNAPGTVDADYRGEVGVILVNLSNEEFVINNGERIAQLVIAKHERAEWVEVEALSETDRGEGGFGSTGVK; this is encoded by the coding sequence ATGCAAATTAAAATCATCAATAAATCCAGTCACGACTTACCTAACTACGAAACGATTGCTTCCGCAGGTATGGATTTACGAGCTAATTTATCAGAACCACGAATTTTAAAACCATTAGAACGTAGTATTGTTGGTACGGGGTTATTCATAGAATTACCAATTGGTTATGAAGCTCAGGTACGCCCAAGAAGTGGTCTCGCAGCAAAAAAAGGAATAACTGTTTTAAATGCTCCGGGAACTGTAGATGCCGATTATAGAGGAGAAGTGGGAGTAATTTTAGTCAACTTGTCTAACGAGGAGTTTGTAATTAATAATGGCGAGCGTATTGCTCAGTTAGTTATTGCTAAACACGAACGTGCAGAGTGGGTTGAAGTTGAAGCTTTATCAGAAACCGATAGAGGAGAAGGTGGTTTTGGAAGCACCGGTGTAAAATAA
- a CDS encoding oligosaccharide flippase family protein has product MGTLKRFFKDTIIYGIAAILPRAINIFLVRLHTDVFGAEKYAINTDYYVYAAYLNAILTYGLETAFFRFFSKEKEKGKVVSTSFISLLITTCLFLVVALFFADNIASIFGFESILHVKILIWTVFFDTIVVIPFAYLRVTNQPIKFTGIKIFNISVFAILNVLFLWIIPNGILSEDILPKILHFYEAGQPQVIYIFLANVIASFFTFVLLIPILFKMKWTLNPEILKKLLMYGLPIMVGSLAYVTNENVDKLFLGDLIGKKEMGIYAACYKLGVFMTLYIFAFRLGAEPFFFNHAKEVNAKENYATILKWFTILGAIFMLIVVCYIDLFSSILLGQKEYFEALSIVPIILLANLCLGIYNNLAIWYKLTDRTSYGMYISILGAIITVVFNLTMIPKIGFMASAWATLAAYGTMMLISYFIGKKYYPVPYDLKRIGGYLILSTLISFISFQQGLRGDYLINTGLVLVFLTIIYISEKKQIKQLLKR; this is encoded by the coding sequence TTGGGTACATTAAAAAGATTTTTTAAAGACACCATTATTTACGGGATTGCAGCTATCCTGCCAAGGGCTATAAATATTTTTTTAGTACGCCTACATACAGATGTGTTTGGTGCAGAAAAATATGCAATAAACACAGACTATTATGTATATGCAGCTTATTTAAATGCCATACTTACTTATGGACTAGAGACTGCTTTTTTTAGATTTTTTAGCAAGGAAAAGGAAAAAGGAAAGGTTGTCTCTACATCTTTTATATCCCTTTTAATAACAACATGTTTATTTTTAGTTGTTGCTTTATTCTTTGCAGATAACATTGCCAGTATCTTTGGTTTTGAAAGCATTTTGCACGTAAAAATATTAATCTGGACTGTTTTTTTTGATACAATTGTTGTTATACCATTTGCTTATTTGAGAGTAACAAATCAGCCCATAAAATTTACGGGTATTAAGATTTTTAATATTTCTGTATTTGCGATTTTAAATGTTCTGTTTTTGTGGATTATACCAAATGGAATATTATCAGAAGACATTTTACCTAAAATATTGCATTTCTATGAAGCCGGTCAACCTCAGGTTATTTATATCTTCTTAGCAAATGTTATTGCGAGTTTTTTCACGTTCGTATTACTGATTCCTATTTTATTTAAAATGAAATGGACTTTAAACCCTGAAATTTTAAAAAAACTTTTAATGTATGGACTTCCTATTATGGTTGGCAGTTTAGCTTATGTAACTAATGAAAATGTAGATAAGTTGTTTTTAGGGGATTTAATAGGTAAGAAGGAAATGGGTATTTATGCAGCTTGTTACAAATTGGGCGTATTTATGACGCTTTATATTTTTGCTTTTCGCTTAGGAGCAGAGCCTTTCTTTTTTAATCATGCGAAAGAGGTTAATGCAAAAGAAAATTATGCCACAATACTTAAATGGTTTACCATTTTGGGAGCTATTTTTATGCTGATTGTGGTTTGTTATATCGATTTATTCTCTAGTATTTTATTAGGTCAAAAAGAATATTTTGAAGCGCTGAGTATTGTCCCCATTATTTTATTGGCCAACCTGTGTTTAGGTATATACAATAATTTAGCAATATGGTACAAACTTACCGATAGAACTAGTTATGGTATGTATATTTCAATATTAGGGGCAATAATTACTGTTGTTTTTAATTTGACTATGATTCCAAAAATTGGGTTTATGGCATCAGCTTGGGCAACATTAGCGGCTTATGGAACCATGATGTTAATATCATATTTTATAGGGAAAAAATATTACCCTGTACCTTATGATTTAAAACGTATAGGTGGTTATCTGATTTTGTCAACTTTAATAAGTTTTATTTCTTTTCAACAAGGATTAAGGGGCGATTATTTAATAAATACAGGCCTAGTTTTAGTATTTTTGACCATCATTTATATTTCAGAGAAAAAACAAATCAAACAGCTTTTAAAAAGATAA